From the Lathyrus oleraceus cultivar Zhongwan6 chromosome 4, CAAS_Psat_ZW6_1.0, whole genome shotgun sequence genome, one window contains:
- the LOC127074348 gene encoding uncharacterized protein LOC127074348: MDQFQAELAEMKASMAQFMNMMQGVAQGQEELRAMVQRQEAANPPINNAPPEGGPVNDNNVATAVPVNNYAVGDELGGIRINGQPIVPDAANARVVRAPARNPATIVDRQEDMFSLLSEDEDILGRVNERDRKVEALAEKIRAMESQNSLGFDVTNMGLVEGLRIPHKFKAPSFDKYNGTSCPRTHVQAYYRKISAYTDDEKMWMYFFQDSLSGASLDWYMELKRDSIRCWRDLGEAFLRQYKHNMDMAPSRTQLQSLCQKSGESFKEYAQRWRELAARVQPPMLERELTDMFIGTLQGVFMDRMGSCPFGSFSDVVICGERTESLIKAGRIHDAGSSSSLKKPFSGAPRRREGETNVVQHRGGVYRTNANRDQYRPVAAVTIPAPQPRQQQQPRVQQPQQQQQQQRPYQPRQKLQADRRFDPLPMSYTELLPELLKLGMIELRTMAPPTVLPPGYDANVCCDFHSGAPGHHTEKCRALQHKVQDLIDAKAINFAPVPNVVNNPMPQHGGHRVNNIEGKEDEDLVVNVDDVQTSLLVVKGRLLNGGVYPGCDEDCLGCAESENGCDQLRTGIQGMMDEGCLQFSRAVKDHGTASTITIYFKPSEERGQRIVSAPAANGTPVTIPVPVTISVPTTIVASERRAVENSRAVPWKYDNAHRNYRRAENPTRPVNQTPVTIGLPNRVPATVGPAVDNVGGPGGFTRSGRLFAPQPLRDNNAEALAKAKGKQAVVEEEPVQKEAPEGSFEKDVEEFMKIIKKSDYKIVDQLNQTPSKISILSLLMCSEAHRNALLKMLNLAYVPQEISVNQLEGVMANVSTRHGVGFTNLDLPPEGRNHNKALHITMECKGAVLSHVLVDTGSSLNVLPKQILRKIDAEGFVLNPSDLIVRAFDGSKRSVCGEVTLPVKIGPEVFDIIFYVMDIQPAYSCLLGRPWIHAAGAVSSTLHQKLKYVWNGQIVTVCGEEEILVSHLSSFKYVEVDGEIHETLCQAFETVALEKVAYAEQRKPGASITSYKQAKEVVDSGKTEGWGKMVDLPIKEDKFGVGYEPLQAEQNSQAGPSTFTSAGLMNHGDVSATSSEDCDSDCDLDNWVRPCAPGGSINNWTAEEVVPVTLLTE; the protein is encoded by the coding sequence atggatcaatttcaagctgagttggctgagatgaaggctagcatggcccagtttatgaatatgatgcaaggggttgcgcaaggtcaagaagaacttcgagctatggttcagagacaagaggctgcaaatccaccgatcaacaatgctccgccagagggaggcccggtcaatgataacaatgttgctactgccgtacccgtcaacaactatgctgtaggtgatgagttggggggtattcgaatcaacggtcaacctattgttccagatgccgctaatgccagagtagtccgtgctccggcccgtaatcctgctacgattgttgacagacaagaggatatgttctctctgctcagtgaagacgaagacattctaggaagggttaatgagagagatcgtaaggttgaagctcttgctgagaagatccgtgctatggaaagtcaaaattctctcggttttgatgtcaccaatatggggttggttgaaggtttgagaatccctcacaagttcaaagcgccgtccttcgacaaatacaacggtacttcttgccctcgcacccatgtgcaggcttattatcgaaaaatctctgcgtataccgatgatgaaaagatgtggatgtattttttccaagatagtctatctggggcttctttggactggtacatggaattgaagagagattcgatccgatgctggagagatctgggtgaagcgttcctcagacagtacaaacataacatggacatggcgcctagccggactcagctgcagagtctatgtcagaaatccggagaaagcttcaaggagtacgctcagaggtggcgtgaactggctgctagagttcaaccccctatgctggagagggagttgacagacatgtttatcggtactcttcaaggtgtgtttatggaccggatggggagttgcccgttcggtagtttttctgatgttgtcatttgtggagagaggactgagagtctaatcaaagctggtaggatccatgatgctggttcctcgtcttcattaaagaaacccttctctggggcacctcgccgtagagaaggagagaccaatgttgtacagcacagagggggtgtgtacagaacaaatgctaacagagatcaatatcgtccagtagctgcagtgactattccggcacctcaacctcgtcaacaacaacaaccaagagttcaacaaccgcaacaacaacaacaacagcaacgtccttatcagcccagacagaaattgcaggctgatagaagatttgatcctctgcccatgtcttacacagagttattacccgaactactcaagttggggatgattgagttgcgtacaatggctccgcctacagtgctgcctcctggtTATGATGCAAACGTCtgttgtgactttcactctggggcaccaggccaccataccgagaagtgtcgagctctccagcacaaggttcaagatttgatcgatgccaaggcaatcaacttcgctccagtgcctaacgtcgtgaacaaccctatgcctcagcatggtgggcatagagtgaacaatattgaggggaaagaagatgaagatctggttgttaatgttgatgatgttcagacttctctgctagttgtgaagggtcgtctgctgaatgggggtgtctacccgggctgtgatgaagattgtttgggctgtgcagaatctgagaatggttgcgaccagttaaggaccggtatccagggtatgatggatgaaggttgtttacaattcagtagggctgtaaaagatcaTGGAACAGCatcaactatcaccatttactttaaaccgtctgaagaacgtggacaaaggatcgtcagtgcacctgcagccAATGGTACaccagttaccattcccgtgcctgtaaccatcagtgttccaactactatcgttgcgtctgaaagaagggctgttgagaatagtagagctgtgccgtggaagtatgataatgctcaccgcaattacagaagggctgaaaatccgacgagaccagtgaatcaaactccagtgacaattggtttaccgaatagagttcctgcaactgttggtccggccgtggataatgtagggggtccaggaggttttaccagaagcggtcgtctgttcgcaccgcagcctttgagggacaataatgctgaagctctcgccaaagcaaaggggaagcaagctgtggttgaggaagaacctgttcagaaagaagcgcccgaggggtcatttgagaaggacgtggaggagtttatgaagataatcaagaagagtgactacaagattgtggatcagttgaatcagactccgtccaagatttctatactttcactgttgatgtgctctgaagcacaccgtaatgccttgctgaagatgttgaatctggcttacgtgcctcaagagatttctgtcaatcaactggagggtgtgatggccaatgtgagcaccagacatggtgtaggtttcaccaacttggatttaccacctgaagggcgaaaccataacaaagccttgcacattaccatggagtgcaagggggcagtgttgtctcatgtattggtagacaccgggtcgtcgttgaatgtgttgcctaagcagattctgaggaagattgatgcggaagggtttgtgcttaatcccagtgacctgatcgttcgtgctttcgacggatccaaacgttctgtgtgtggagaagttaccttgcctgtgaagataggtcctgaggttttcgatatcatcttctatgttatggacatccagcctgcctatagttgtttgttggggcgtccatggattcatgcagcaggggcagtctcgtcgactctccatcaaaagctcaagtatgtctggaacggtcagattgtgactgtgtgcggtgaagaagagattctggtgagtcatctgtcctcgttcaaatatgttgaggtggacggcgagatccacgaaacattatgccaggcgtttgagactgtggctcttgagaaggtggcgtatgctgagcagaggaagccaggtgcttcaattacttcttacaagcaggctaaggaggttgttgattctggcaaaactgaaggctggggcaagatggtggatttgcctatcaaagaagacaaatttggcgttggttatgagcctctccaagcagagcagaatagtcaagcgggtccgagtacctttaccagcgctgggctgatgaatcatggcgacgtctctgcaaccagtagtgaagactgtgacagtgactgtgatctggataactgggttcgcccgtgtgcaccaggggggtctatcaacaactggacggctgaagaagtggttccAGTTACTCTTCtaacagagtaa